One Paracoccaceae bacterium genomic region harbors:
- a CDS encoding Coenzyme F420 hydrogenase/dehydrogenase, beta subunit C-terminal domain, producing MTSPGLIVPDIGGAARPGLCTDCGISRIGDGRACGRACQFIRPDYPGLEQAAHGRAADPARGDEAHFGVTLAMHRARLAPPAPGAQWTGLTTAIAARLLETGAVTAVLTVAPHPDDRWRPLPVIVTDPADLARVRGMRMGYAPVAALIPQAVARGHRRIAVVAIPCQTYAIRALQQEWGLETLLVLGTPCSDNTTTENFHGFLRLLDPHPETISYFEFRADYVCEMRFDDGRPPRTLPFLQLPISNLPADFFPMTCRTCVDYTNRLADLTVGYMGGSGDQWVIARNRQGAAMLRLLGDRLATAPLVDRGSRKGAVAGFIANTARAAGGMPLRRMPGWLRPLVSFLQPRIGPRGLEFARARVEMKAAESVLHLRRAYPARLKNMLPAHVWRLVAAYGLTPKDSELPPEPAEKKNVIR from the coding sequence ATGACCAGCCCCGGCCTCATCGTTCCCGACATCGGCGGCGCCGCCCGCCCCGGCCTCTGCACTGATTGCGGGATCAGCCGCATCGGCGACGGCCGGGCCTGCGGCCGCGCCTGCCAGTTCATCCGCCCCGACTATCCCGGGCTCGAACAGGCCGCCCACGGCCGCGCCGCCGATCCCGCCCGGGGGGACGAGGCGCATTTCGGCGTCACCCTCGCGATGCACCGCGCCCGCCTCGCCCCCCCGGCCCCGGGCGCGCAATGGACCGGGCTGACCACCGCGATCGCCGCGCGCCTGCTGGAAACCGGCGCGGTCACCGCCGTCCTGACGGTAGCCCCCCACCCCGATGACCGCTGGCGCCCGCTGCCCGTCATCGTGACCGATCCGGCCGATCTGGCCCGCGTGCGCGGCATGCGCATGGGCTATGCCCCGGTCGCCGCCCTGATCCCGCAGGCGGTGGCGCGCGGCCATCGCCGCATCGCCGTCGTGGCGATCCCGTGCCAGACCTATGCGATCCGGGCCCTGCAACAGGAATGGGGCCTCGAAACGCTGCTGGTGCTCGGCACACCCTGTTCCGACAACACCACCACCGAGAACTTTCACGGCTTCCTGAGGCTTCTTGATCCGCATCCCGAAACCATCAGCTATTTCGAGTTCCGCGCCGACTATGTCTGCGAGATGCGGTTCGACGATGGCCGCCCCCCGCGCACCCTGCCCTTTCTTCAACTGCCGATTTCGAACCTTCCCGCCGACTTCTTTCCGATGACCTGCCGCACCTGCGTGGACTATACGAACAGGCTGGCCGATCTGACCGTGGGCTACATGGGCGGTTCGGGCGACCAGTGGGTGATCGCCCGGAACCGGCAGGGCGCGGCCATGCTGCGCCTTCTGGGTGACCGGCTGGCCACCGCGCCGCTGGTCGACCGGGGAAGCCGCAAGGGGGCGGTCGCGGGCTTCATCGCCAACACCGCCCGCGCGGCGGGGGGCATGCCGCTGCGCCGGATGCCCGGCTGGTTGCGCCCGCTGGTGTCCTTCCTGCAGCCGCGGATCGGGCCGCGCGGGCTGGAATTCGCCCGCGCGCGGGTCGAGATGAAGGCGGCAGAATCGGTCCTGCACCTGCGCCGCGCCTATCCCGCGCGGCTCAAGAACATGCTTCCCGCGCATGTCTGGCGACTGGTGGCGGCCTACGGGCTGACCCCGAAGGATTCCGAGCTGCCGCCGGAACCCGCTGAAAAGAAAAACGTTATCCGATAG
- a CDS encoding cold-shock protein, producing MANGTVKWFNATKGFGFIAPEGGSRDVFVHVSALERAGIRELADGQAVTFDVERGRDGRESAMNLALA from the coding sequence ATGGCCAATGGCACCGTGAAGTGGTTCAACGCAACCAAGGGTTTCGGCTTCATCGCACCGGAAGGCGGCTCGCGCGATGTGTTCGTGCATGTCTCGGCGCTGGAACGTGCGGGCATCCGTGAACTGGCCGATGGCCAGGCCGTGACCTTCGACGTCGAGCGTGGCCGTGACGGCCGCGAGTCGGCGATGAACCTCGCGCTGGCGTGA
- a CDS encoding MFS transporter, producing the protein MTFLALLPMARAPLAAFSAMGVLWGTFAAVLPDLKAMLGVDEARLGLLIFATPIAAVAAMLAAPAIGAALGRVALPVAACLMAAAFALPGQTASLVLFPLAMMCCGAATGLTDVLMNARVAALENDRGVPLMNLCHAAYSFGYAGGAIATGAMRADGWPPGAVMATMSLVALVLAALTREADGTIHGLRRPEGGGPGLGLVPVLGGGIVLIAFLTENAAENWSALHIEKTLGGTPAEGAMGPAALAITMGVARLVGQGFAARVDPLRLLGGGAIISACGALTAAMAGTPAMAYAGFIVMGIGSSVIAPTAFSLVGRHARPDARARAVARATLLGYFGYFFGPPTLGFIAGAFGLRMAFVFAAAMLLCVLVLAPPMLRRRIA; encoded by the coding sequence ATGACCTTCCTCGCCCTCCTGCCCATGGCCCGCGCGCCGCTCGCGGCCTTCTCGGCGATGGGCGTGCTCTGGGGCACCTTTGCCGCCGTCCTGCCCGACCTCAAGGCAATGCTGGGCGTGGACGAGGCGCGCCTCGGCCTGCTGATCTTCGCCACGCCCATCGCCGCCGTCGCGGCGATGCTTGCCGCCCCCGCGATCGGCGCGGCGCTGGGCCGTGTCGCGCTGCCGGTGGCGGCCTGCCTGATGGCGGCGGCCTTCGCCCTGCCCGGCCAGACCGCCTCGCTCGTCCTGTTCCCGCTGGCCATGATGTGCTGCGGCGCCGCGACCGGCCTGACCGACGTGCTGATGAACGCCCGCGTCGCGGCGCTGGAAAACGACCGGGGCGTGCCGCTGATGAACCTCTGCCACGCCGCCTATTCCTTCGGCTACGCCGGCGGCGCCATCGCGACCGGCGCGATGCGCGCCGATGGCTGGCCGCCCGGCGCCGTCATGGCCACGATGTCGCTGGTGGCCCTCGTCCTCGCTGCCCTGACGCGCGAGGCCGACGGCACCATCCACGGCCTGCGCCGCCCCGAGGGCGGGGGGCCGGGTCTGGGGCTGGTCCCGGTGCTGGGCGGCGGCATCGTGCTCATCGCCTTCCTGACCGAGAACGCGGCCGAGAACTGGTCGGCCCTGCATATCGAGAAGACGCTGGGCGGCACCCCGGCCGAAGGCGCCATGGGTCCGGCCGCCCTCGCGATCACCATGGGCGTGGCGCGGCTGGTCGGCCAGGGCTTTGCCGCCCGGGTCGATCCGCTGCGCCTGCTGGGGGGCGGCGCGATCATCTCGGCCTGCGGCGCGCTGACCGCCGCGATGGCCGGCACGCCCGCCATGGCCTATGCGGGCTTCATCGTCATGGGGATCGGGTCTTCGGTCATCGCGCCCACCGCCTTCTCGCTGGTCGGCCGCCATGCCCGCCCCGATGCCCGCGCCCGCGCGGTCGCCCGCGCCACGCTGCTGGGCTATTTCGGCTATTTCTTCGGCCCGCCGACACTGGGCTTCATCGCGGGCGCCTTCGGCCTGCGCATGGCCTTTGTCTTTGCCGCCGCCATGCTGCTCTGCGTGCTGGTTCTGGCACCGCCGATGCTGCGCCGGCGCATCGCCTGA